CGGCTTACGTCTCCCAGCCGGACGGGTCAGCGGTGTACTCCTGGGGGTACGGTTGTAGCGGCGCGCCAAGCGGATTTGCCCCGTCCGCGATCTCGGGCGCGTTCTGCAACACCATGCAGATGCCCGGGCCGACGCTGATCGTAACCGAGGGGCAGACGGTCCAGGTGACGCTGCACAACAATCTGCCGGGCGCGGCGGGCAACACGTCGATTCTTTTTCCCGGCTTTTCACTGCAACCGTTCACGGACGGCGTTCCGGGACTGCTGACGCAGGAGGCGGCGCCGGGCGGCACGGTGACCTACAGGTTTACCGCTGCTACGCCGGGTACCCGCGCCTATTACAGCGGAACACAAGGCGACTTACAGATCGAGATGGGGCTGTATGGGGCAATCATTGTCCTGCCCTCCGCCGTCCCCGCCGCCTGCACATCGGGCGTACACGCTTCAAACTTGGCAGCGCAGAGCCACTGGGGTGAGTCCGATTTCCGGCTGGCAGCGGCGGCCTACGACCACCCTGGCACCTGCTACGACCGGGAATACCTGTTCCAGTTCTCCGAGATAGACCCGAGAATTCACCGGCAGGCAGAAGAACAGTCCACCAGGGGCTGCACTGGCTGCATGACCGTGGCCACCGAGCCCTACGTTCCCGCGTACTACATGGTCAATGGCCGCTCGATGCCGGACTTGATGGATCCCAACTATGCTCCGGAATACCCGCACCAGCCCTACAACGGCAACCCGCACATGCATCCGGGAGAGTTGACGTTGTTGCGCATCGTCGGCACGGGACGCTGGCAGCATCCGTTCCACGAGCACGGCAACCACGTGCGCATCCTGGGGCGCGACGGCAACTTGATTCTCAGCGCGACCGATCCGAACAGTCTGGCCGGACCTCTGCTGTTCACCACGACTACGACTCCGGGGCTAGCCATGGACGGAATTTACTACTGGAGCGGTAAAGGTCTGAACTGGGATCCGTATGGTCACAACCCAGCGTCCGGATCAACGCTGCCCTGCACACCGGATGCTAACGGCTACAACACCGGTGCTCCGAATGCGATCAATTACTTCGAGTGGTGCCAGGATCACAACAAGCCGCTGCAGGCTCACCCGTTCGGCGACGTGGCGGGCGGCGGTCCGGTAACTCTGCCTGATCCGAATATCTTCGCCAACGGCCCCTGGTACGGCGGCAGCCCCTATCTGGGGCCGGACGCGACCACGCGTGCCGTCGGTTCCACCGGTACGACGCCGCCATCCGGAACGGTAGCGAATCCGCCCGATTCAGAAGCTGGATTTGCGTTCATGTGGCACTCCCACAACGAGCGCGAGATCACTACCAATAACAGTTTCCCTGGCGGCATGCTGATGATGATGCTGGTTGACAGCCGGGAATTCGTCATCGACGAGTCGAATTAAGTGAGGAGAACAGCAATGCGATTGAACGATTTCAAAACTAGCCTGAAAACAGCGGTACTCGCAGTAACTATTCTCCTCCTCGGAGTGGGCGTGTCCGCCGCCCAGCAGGTCAACCTGACTGCGGGGCCGACGACCGCAACCCTGCCCGACGGCAACACGGTGCCGATGTGGGGCTATAGCTGCGACGCCGTGCAGCCGACTGGCTCCACTGCGACGTGCGCCAAGTTGAATCCGGCGGCGCCAGGCTGGTCGCCCGTGGTGATTACGGTGCCCACGGGATCGAACCTGACGATCAGCCTGACGAACAGCCTGACGTTTCCGACGTCAGGAACGCCGACCAACGTGCCGACCTCGCTGACGATTGTGGGTCAGTTGGGCGGCGGGCTGGGAACGGCGCCGGTGAGAACGCCGAGTCCGACCCACGCTGCACAGGGAGCCACGTGGCCTGCTGCGGACCCCACTACGGTGAATAATCCTCCACCGCAGCCGGACCGCGTGCAGTCGTTCGCCACGGAGGTGGCGGCGGGTGCCACGACAGCCCTCACGTGGACAGCGCCTCGGGCCGGTACGTATCTGCTCGAGTCGGGCACGCATCCCTCGATTCAGGGACCGATGGGCTTGTACGGCATGGTTGTGGTCACCGACGCGGCCAGCGGTACAGCTTATCCCGCTGTGACCTATAACTCGGAGGTCCCGCTGCTGTTCAGCGAAATCGATCCGGTCCAAAACAGATCGGTCGACGCAGCGGTTCGTACGGATGGCTTCAGTGAGACCAGGGTGTGGTCAGGCCAGCCGGGCGGCTGCGGGAATCCCGCGTCTGGAGCTGGCGTGTATCAAACCTGCTATCCGCCGGCGGTGAACTACGCGCCGCTGTACTACATGATCAACGGCGTGGCGTTCGACAAGACAAACGCGTCGGCCTCGGTGTTCCCGGCTTCGCCCGCAGGAGGAGCGGCCGGAATCTTGGTGCGCATAGTTAACGCCGGCCTGCGCAGCCACATCCCTTCGATCGTGGGTGCAAACACCACACCGGTCATCGTTCCGAGCGGCGGTACAGCGACAGCGGTTCCGGGCTTCGGACTGATTGCGGAAGACGGCAACCCGCTCCCAGGCGTGACCCGAGTGCAGAGCGAAGTATTCATGGCGCCGGGCAAGACCTACGATGTGATGATCGATGCGCCCGCCGCCGGACAGCCGCCAATTCCGGTATTTGACCGTATGGGGGGCTTGTCGGGCAACGCGGTCAACCGCGACGCCGGAATGCTAGCTTATATCAGCGCCAACGGCGCGACGGCAGTCACCTCGACCGCAGCGGGCGCCGTTGCGGATACCTATCACGCTGTAGTGTCCGGCAAGACGCTTACCGTGTCGGATCCAGCCAAGGGCGTGCTGGCGAATGACACCAATGTATACGGCGCAAAGGTCGTAGGCGTAGTGGCTGGGCTGACTCTCAACCTGGATGGGACGTTTAGCTACACTGGCGCCCCGACCACGTTCACGTATTGCGGTAACGGTGCAACGTCGGGGCCGGCATGCGCTCTGGTGACTCTGGGCGCGGCAACCATTGAGACGGCTGGCCACATCCACGTTAACCCCGACAGTTACACTTCGAGTGTAGCCTCATCCCTGAGCATTAAGTCGCCCGGCGTCCTGGACAATGATACAGACGATGCGGGCTACCCGCTCACAGTGGACCCCACGACCATCGGAGCAGTGTCGGCGGGCTTGACGGTTTCTATGGATGCGAGTGGCGCGTTTACCGCCACAGCCGCCTCGACTGGTGTCAAGTCCTTTACTTACAAGGCGCGGAACTCGCAGGGTACCCTCAGTGCCGGAAGCGCAACCGTGACGCTCAACTTCCCGGCGCCGAGCAATGTTGCGGTAACGCTGGTGGACGGGATAACCAAGGCTCCGCTTGATCCTCAAGACTATCGCTGGATTATTGAGGAAGACCGCACCTTCTATGTCGACCCCAATTGCCAAGCGAACCCCCTGCCGGCGGGCTGTCCCACGGCAACTCCCCAAGGAGTCCCCGGTGTCTTTGGAACCAATTTCCACACCAGCTACATGCCGGTTGTGGCGCAGGGCTGCGTAGGGACGACCTCCTGCGAAGATGGCCAGACTCTGCTCGGAGCGGCGGCGGCGTGCGACATCGCCAACGGCGTTTGCAGGACCGGCCCGTCTACAAAGACGGCAGTGGATCCCGGCGAGGTTGTTCTGGATCCGAGCAAACACTATTACATCTCGGTTCTGCCGGGCGACGCGATGGACCCGGGACATGCCATGGGCGGCGCCTCGATCGCCTACATCGGTGGCTCCTGGCGGAACGCGCAAGCACCTACTGTGGACGGCGTCGCTGTGATCGTGGAGCCTCAGAACCAGCACCCGGCTAAAGTCTCGGTGTTTGTATTTGAGGACGACCATCCGCTCAACGGTGAGCATGATGCCAGCGGCGGAGTTGACGTGATTGCGCCCAACGAGCCCGGCCTGGGAGGGTTCAACATCACCATCCAAGACCTGGTGGGCGGCTCGGGTGACTCTGCCGGACAGATGACCTACGACGAGTTCAACCAGCCTTTGTCGAACGCGCTGGCGGGAACCATCGATCCGGTCACGCACCTAGACGCGTGCCCCATCGTTGCCAATCCGAGGACAGGATTTGACGGCGCCACTAACGATGCGGGCATCACGGGCGTGATCCCTGTCTGCCCGAAGTATGAGGCGGACGGGTTAACTCTCTCACCGCTGGCGGGCCAGGCGATCGTTAACAACGTGCCGCCTGGAAGGTACGGCATCATAGCCACGCCCGCGGCTGACCGGATTGCGCGCGGTGAGGAGTGGTTGCAGACTAACACCCTGGATGGCGGCAAGGACCACGAAGCTTTCATCCGGATCAACGAGCCGGCCTATTTCCAGGAGTTCGGTCCGGCAAGCTTCCACGTCTCCATCGGCTTTGCCAATCCGAAGTTTATCAATGACCAAGGTTTTGTACTGTGCAACGGCACCGGGCACCCAGCCTGCAATCAGACGGTGACGGGAATAGTCACGGGCGCACGCATGAGCCGGCCGTCGGATGAGAGACTGTATGGCTCGGGTACGCGCGATGAGTTTAGTTACACTCAGTGCTACGCCAGCCTGGGAAGCCCGGACGGCGCTGACATCGCGTTCGCAAAATGTAACCCCGACGATGGAACGTTTACCCTGACGGGAATCCCCGCTGGCGATTGGAGACTTACCATCTTCGACCAGTGGAACGATCAGATCGTAGACGGGATTTCGACACCCGTCCGCGTGGGCGCAGGCACAAACCAGAGTTTGTGCCATGGATCGCAGAGCTCTGGCACGGTCTGCGATATGGGAGAAATTGCGGTTAACGGGTGGAAGAACAACCTCTACACCCGGACGTTCTTTGACGTGAACGGTGATGGCGTATCGCAGCCCAACGAGCAGGGGCTCTCGTTCGTGCCCACCAACATCCGGTACCGGGACGGCAGCATCTCCAACCTTAACAGCACAGACCTGGCCGGTTACGCCGGCTTTAACGAGGTCTTCCCGATCTTCAACTGGTACGTAATGGAAACGGATTTCGCGCGTTACAAGGGCACGGGAATCCACGTGATCAACGACGCAGGCGGGCCGGTCGACGGCTCCTCCGCGTGCGGGCAAACGGGCTTCCCGGCGTGCGGGAACTCCACCCTGGTGGCAAATCTGGCCAGGACCGCCGAGGATTTCTCCGTGCCGGCGAACCTGCGGGTTCCTGGCGCAGTCTATTGCGACAATGCGGACTGTAACGGGTTCTCGATCGTCAATGGACCTGGCAGCAGCCAGCCCGGCTCCACCGGCCGCATCGATCCGCCTTCGGCTACCAGTTACGGTTGGCAGAGCTTTATGGGGCAGAATCAGTACCTGGAATTCGGCAAGAAGCCCTTCGCGCCTGGGGAGAACGGCGGCATCCGCGGGCATGTCGTGTATGCCTCGACCCGCCCGTTTGACGACCCGGCGCTGCTGCTCCAGCTCACCTGGGAGCCCCAGGTTCCGGGTGTGACGATTAACCTTTACAAGGAGGGTTTTGCGGCGGACGGAGTAACTCCAACCCTCACCAAGGTGGACACCACCACCACCACCAGTTGGGACGACTGGGCGCAGGGCTTCCGCTCCAATGGCGTGCCCAACATGAACTGCCCGGGTCAGAACCCATCCGACCCCTTCTACAATGTCACGCTGAATAACCAGCCCAACTACTTGAACTGGTACAACGCGCAGCACGGCGGGCCGGCCGTGACTTCGCTGCCGAACAACTCCCAGTACAAGTGCTATGACGGCATGCACAACTGGAATCAGTTGCAGCCGGCGCCTTACGACGGCATGTACTCGTTCCCCAGCGTCACCGGCATCGATCCGACGACGGGAAAGCCGTCGGGCACGAACTGCACGATTTGCACGCCGAACACCGCGGCAGCGTCAACAGATTGGGATCACAACCTGCCGATGCTGCCGGCGGGCAAGTACGTAGTGGAAATGATTGTTCCGCCGGGCTACGAACTGGTGAAGGAGGAGGACAAGAACATCCTGCTCGGTGACACTTACGAGGCGCCAGTGACCTCGCAGTTCGCCGGCTTCGGCAACATCTTCATCATGCCGGACCAAGCCTCGGTGGCTGCCACCTACAACGCCAACAATCCCCTGAATTCGACGACGGATTTGGGTGCCACGCCCCGGCATGAGGGTGACACCGGAAGCGTCGAAACCTTCTGGCCGTGCGTGGGCACGAAGCGCGTTGTTCCCGACTACAACAGCCTGTTCCCGTTGGCAGGGCAGAACGCGCCGTTTGCCGGAGCCACGCGTCCGCTTTGTGATCGCAAGGAAGTGACCCTGGAAGACCAGATGTCGGTGCTGGCGAAGTTCTACGTGTTCAGCTCCACCCACGTAGCCGCTCACTATACCGGCATCATTACGGACGATTTCACGGCGGAATTCGACCCCTTCTCGCCGGCATTCGGGGAGAAGTTCTCGCCGGCGAACCTGCCGGTATCGATCAAGGATTGGGCGGGCAACGAAATCACCCGCGTCTATTCCGACGAGTTCGGAATCTACAATGGGCTGAACTACTCGTCGTTCTCCGTCAACCCGCCCGACCCAAGCGGATACATCCCGACGATGATGGTCATGTGCATGAACGACCGGGGCGGTGACGCGACTGCGGATCCGTTCTATCAGTCGGTCTACAGCCAGTTCTGCTATGAATGGTCGTTCATGCCGGGGCAGACCGGGTACCTGGATACGCCAGTCATACCCACGGCGGCCTTCGCGCCGAACTACAACCATCCCGACTGCGCTTACCCGAATGCCACGCCGGCGATCGCCGAGGTGGATGGTGACGGAGTTGGACCTTGGGTGAGCGGACCTGGCCAAACTCTGACGATCCATGCATTGCCCGACCAGGATGTGAACAACTACGCTTATTCCGGACCCGGGAGCAGTACGGCTCCCTTCAACCAAAAGACCATTAGGCGCCACTATGGCTTTGGCGCCACAGCGGGTACGGTTGCCCTTGTCGGCAGCGATGGCGTTCCCCACCCCCTTACCGGTGTGAGCTGGAGTGACACACAAATCACCGGCACTGTGCCGAACGGCGTGCCGGACTGCGCCGTTCAGCAACAGCCGGTATTCGGAGGCCCACCTGCGGGACAGCCCGAGAGTTGCGGTGAATTGATCATCACAACCGCTGCAGGCCAGAAATCGATCGACACCGTGACGGTGACGATCGGAAACGGCCATACCGGAGGCAGCGCAAGCAAAGCGCCAAGGCGGCTACTCGCAGGACAGACAATCCAGTCGGTCATTGACGCCGCCGATCCTGGCGACCTGATCATTGTGCCTCCGGGGACTTACCATGAATTGGTGCTGATGTGGAAGCCGGTCCGGCTGCAAGGCGTGGGAGCGGCCAGCACCATAATCGACGCCAATGCGCATCCATCGGGCATTCTGAATGACTGGCGGCTGCGCGTGGTTTGCCTGTTCGGATTCGCGCCCACCGGCGTGCCGGAGGGGTACGATCCTGCTTGCGGAACGGGCTGGAACCACTTCATCCCGACGCCCACCAACCCGCAGGTGGATCGCATACCCAGTGAAGGCACTGTCGGCTGGGACGCCACGCTGAACGGCAACCTGGCGGAACAGTTGCAAGAGCCATCGCTGATGGGAGCCTATGAAGGAGCGGGAATCACGGTGTTGGCGAAGGGAGTGCGTTTCCCCAACGGATCGAATCCGTTCGATCCCGTTACGGGCGCGGAGGGAGCCTTCGTAGACGGCACCACGCTTCTGACGAACAGCAACCAGGACTGCGGCAATGGACACAACGCCAATCCGTTCCCCAGCAACTTCCAGTGCAACCCGTCGCGCATTGACGGCTTGTCTATCGCTAACAGTTCCCAGGGTGGTGGCGGCATCTTCATCCACGCTTGGGCGCATAACCTGCAAATCGCCAACAATCGCATCTACAACAACCAAGGCACGCTGGCAGGCGGCATCGCCATCGGCCAGGGTGAATTCCCTCCCGAGATAATCCAGGGAGACGCCACACTCTTGGCTCCGGGTTCCTGCCAGTCCAACGGCCCCGCGGGTACTCAGCTCCCGTACTGCCATAACCTGAATGTGAACGTGCACCACAACGCGGTCACGAACAACGCGTCCGAGGGCGATGAGCTATTCTCCGCCACTCCTTCCGGCGCGGGCGGCGTCGTCTTCTGCAGTGGTGCTGACAACTACCAGTTCAACTACAACTGGGTGTGCGGCAACCTGAGCACCGGCGACGGCGCCGGAGTTGCCCAGACTGGGTTCGCGTGGAACGGTAGCATCCAACACAACAGCATCCTGTTCAACCAGAGCACCAACCCGACCACCCCGAGCAACGGAGGCGGCCTCATGATCATGAGCGCTCCGGATACCGATCCGACGTGTCCCGGGGAGCCTGACGCGGATTGCAGCCACGCCTACGGAAGCGTGGGCGATGGCATCGGTCCCGGACTGGTTATCAATGCCAACCTGATCATGGGTAATGCCGCGGAAGCCGGCAGCGGCGGTGGCATACGCTTCCAGGCTGTCAACGGGGTGGAAGTGTCCACGTTCCCCCTCCTTCCGCCGC
The DNA window shown above is from Terriglobia bacterium and carries:
- a CDS encoding multicopper oxidase family protein; translation: MTKAISKTRLPLAAMAVVALLLTATAAFAAAPGITGPNFNLTATAAYVSQPDGSAVYSWGYGCSGAPSGFAPSAISGAFCNTMQMPGPTLIVTEGQTVQVTLHNNLPGAAGNTSILFPGFSLQPFTDGVPGLLTQEAAPGGTVTYRFTAATPGTRAYYSGTQGDLQIEMGLYGAIIVLPSAVPAACTSGVHASNLAAQSHWGESDFRLAAAAYDHPGTCYDREYLFQFSEIDPRIHRQAEEQSTRGCTGCMTVATEPYVPAYYMVNGRSMPDLMDPNYAPEYPHQPYNGNPHMHPGELTLLRIVGTGRWQHPFHEHGNHVRILGRDGNLILSATDPNSLAGPLLFTTTTTPGLAMDGIYYWSGKGLNWDPYGHNPASGSTLPCTPDANGYNTGAPNAINYFEWCQDHNKPLQAHPFGDVAGGGPVTLPDPNIFANGPWYGGSPYLGPDATTRAVGSTGTTPPSGTVANPPDSEAGFAFMWHSHNEREITTNNSFPGGMLMMMLVDSREFVIDESN